The proteins below are encoded in one region of Macaca nemestrina isolate mMacNem1 chromosome 10, mMacNem.hap1, whole genome shotgun sequence:
- the LOC105474254 gene encoding homeobox protein Hox-C13 → MTTSLLLHPRWPESLMYVYEDSAVESGSGGGGGGGGGAGGAGGGCSGASPGKAPSMDGLGSSCPASHCRDLLPHPVLGRPPAPLGAPQGAVYTDIPAPEAARQCAPPPAPPTSSSATLGYGYPFGGSYYGCRLSHNVNLQQKPCAYHPGDKYPEPSGALPGDDLSSRAKEFAFYPSFASSYQAMPGYLDVSVVPGISGHPEPRHDALIPVEGYQHWALSNGWDSQVYCSKEQSQSAHLWKSPFPDVVPLQPEVSSYRRGRKKRVPYTKVQLKELEKEYAASKFITKEKRRRISATTNLSERQVTIWFQNRRVKEKKVVSKSKAPHLHST, encoded by the exons ATGACGACTTCGCTGCTCCTACATCCACGCTGGCCGGAGAGCCTTATGTACGTCTATGAGGACAGCGCGGTGGAgagcggcagcggcggcggcggcggaggaggCGGCGGCGCGGGCGGAGCGGGGGGCGGCTGCAGCGGAGCGAGCCCCGGCAAAGCCCCTAGCATGGATGGTCTGGGCAGCAGCTGCCCGGCCAGCCACTGCCGCGACCTGCTTCCGCACCCGGTGCTGGGCCGCCCGCCGGCTCCCCTGGGCGCCCCTCAGGGCGCCGTCTATACGGACATCCCTGCCCCGGAGGCGGCGCGCCAGTGTGCCCCGCCGCCCGCGCCCCCCACCTCGTCCAGCGCCACCCTGGGCTACGGCTACCCCTTCGGGGGCAGCTACTACGGCTGCCGCCTGTCGCACAACGTGAACCTGCAGCAGAAGCCTTGCGCCTACCACCCGGGCGATAAATACCCGGAGCCGTCGGGCGCCCTGCCGGGTGACGACCTGTCCTCCAGGGCCAAGGAGTTCGCCTTCTACCCCAGCTTTGCCAGCTCCTACCAGGCGATGCCCGGCTACCTGGACGTGTCGGTGGTGCCCGGGATCAGCGGGCACCCGGAGCCGCGTCACGACGCTCTCATCCCCGTCGAAGGCTATCAGCACTGGGCTCTCTCCAATGGCTGGGACAGTCAGGTGTACTGCTCCAAGGAGCAGTCGCAGTCCGCCCACCTCTGGAAGTCTCCCTTCCCAG ATGTGGTTCCCCTGCAGCCGGAGGTGAGCAGCTACCGGCGTGGGCGCAAGAAACGTGTGCCCTACACTAAGGTGCAGCTGAAGGAGCTAGAGAAGGAATACGCGGCTAGCAAGTTCATCACCAAAGAGAAGCGCCGGCGCATCTCCGCCACCACGAACCTCTCTGAGCGCCAGGTAACCATCTGGTTCCAGAACCGGCGGGTCAAAGAGAAGAAGGTGGTCAGCAAATCGAAAGCGCCTCATCTCCACTCCACCTGA